The Calditrichota bacterium genome has a window encoding:
- a CDS encoding O-methyltransferase, which yields MQHLWNAVDEYLQDHFIEADPVLKAAIDEQNAAGMPEIQVSPTEGKFLHMLAQATKAKTILEIGTLGGYSTILLARALPEGGKLITIEMNPVHAEIARKSFVRARLADKIELRLGTALEVLPKLKEEGHVFDFVFIDADKENNVYYVQHALEMSHSGTMMVVDNVIREGDVINHDSTSPMTQGIRRMNEYLRTEKRLEVTALQTVGVKEYDGMAFLLVK from the coding sequence ATGCAGCATCTTTGGAATGCAGTCGACGAATATTTGCAGGATCACTTCATCGAAGCGGATCCGGTTTTGAAAGCAGCCATCGACGAGCAAAATGCGGCGGGGATGCCGGAGATACAGGTTTCTCCGACTGAAGGGAAATTCTTGCACATGCTCGCACAAGCGACAAAAGCGAAGACGATTTTGGAGATCGGCACGCTCGGGGGGTACAGCACGATCCTGTTGGCGCGCGCGCTGCCTGAAGGCGGGAAACTGATCACAATCGAAATGAACCCCGTTCACGCCGAGATTGCTCGGAAGTCATTCGTACGCGCCCGGCTCGCGGACAAGATTGAACTGCGGTTAGGAACGGCGCTCGAGGTGCTGCCGAAGCTCAAGGAAGAAGGACACGTTTTCGACTTCGTGTTTATAGACGCGGACAAAGAGAATAACGTCTACTACGTGCAGCATGCGCTTGAAATGTCACATTCCGGAACAATGATGGTCGTGGACAACGTGATCCGGGAAGGCGACGTGATCAATCACGACAGCACGTCGCCGATGACACAAGGCATCCGGCGGATGAACGAATATTTAAGAACAGAGAAACGGTTGGAAGTTACGGCGTTGCAAACCGTCGGCGTGAAAGAATACGACGGCATGGCGTTTTTGCTGGTGAAGTAA